CCGGCGCGTTCGTAGACCCGCAGTGCGCGGGGGTTGAAGGCGTAGACCTCCAGCTCGATGCGGTGCAGACCGGTGGTGCGGAAGGCGTGGTCGACGATCAGCCGGGTCGCCTCGCCACCCAGGCCCCGGTCGCGCCCGCCGGGGCCGATGAGGATGCGGAAGTTGCCGGCGTCGTTGTCCGGGTCGAGGTCGTTAAGGACCGCCTCGCCCACGCAGCGGTCGGTGGCGCGGTCGACGACGGCCAGGTCGAGACGGTCGGCCCGCGCAGCCAACCCCCGATACCAGCCGAGGGTGCGGGCGTCGAGTTCGGCGGACGCCCCGGCGACCTCGGCGCTGGTGTGCGCGGAACCGGTCAGCCGGACGACCTCCGGGTCGGCCAGGATCGGACCCATCGCCTCGATGTCGGCCGCGGTGAACGGGCGCAGGACGACCCGCTCGCCGATCAGGGTGGGCTTGTCGCGGAACGGTGCGGGGTCGGTCGAGAGCATGCGGTCAGTATCTGTCCGCTTCCCCCGGCACAGTGGACCCATGGCTGAGACGTCCGCCCGGCTCCTGCGCCTGCTGTCGCTGCTGCAGGCCCGCCGCGACTGGCCCGGCGGACTGCTGGCCGAGCGCCTCGAGGTCAGCCCGCGCACCGTCCGCCGGGACGTCGACCGCCTCCGCTCCATCGGCTACCCCGTCGCCGCGATCAAGGGACCCGACGGGGGCTACCGCCTGGACGCCGGCGCCGACCTACCGCCGCTGCTGTTCGACGACGAGCAGGCCGTCGCCGTCGCCCTCGCCCTGCAGACGGCCACCACCTCCGTCACCGGCGTGCAGGAGGCGGCACTGCGGGCGTTGGCCACCGTCCGCCAGGTCATGCCGGCCCGGCTGCGATCGCGCGTCGACACGCTCCCGATCGTCGCCGTACCCGGGACCGACGCGGCGACCGTCGACCCCGAGGTGCTGCTGACGGTTGGGTCGGCCGTGCGCACCCAGGAGGTGCTGCGCTTCGACCACCGGCCCGTCGACCACGACGAGCCGGCGGAACCCACCGAACCGGCGCCGCCGCGCCGGGTCGAACCCCACCACCTCGTCACCCGCCGCGGACGCTGGTATCTCATCGGGTGGGACCTCGACCGGGCCGACTGGCGCACCTTCCGGGTCGACCGCATCACCCCGCGCACCCCCACCGGGCCGCGCTTCTCTCGGCGCGAACTGCCCGCTCCCGATGTGGCCTCCTACCTGGCCCAACGCTTCGACCACGCCGCCTGGCCGTGTCGTGGCGAGATCATCCTGGACGCCCCCGCCACCCTGGTCGCCCGGTGGGCCGGCCCCGGAGCGACCGTCGAGGAACTCGGGCCGCAGCGCTGCCGCCTGGTCACCGACTCCTGGTCGTGGACCGGCCTGGCCGCCCGGATCGCGCAGTACGACGTCCCGTTCCACATCGTCGGCCCCGAGGAACTCCGACAGGCCGCGCGGCTGCTGGCCGGCCGCTACACCGAGGCGGCCGGAGAGCGCGTTTGGGCGCAGGAGGGTCGGGTCACCGACGGCGCGCATCCACCGCGCGACGCACAGCCCCCGGGAGACACTCCGTGACCCACCCCTCGGACCTGCACACCGACGACCAGGTGATCCGGCCGCACGTCGAACCGGGCGAGACGTTGCTCTGGACGGGCCGGCCGGACCCGGCGAAGTGGCCGCAGGGCTGGTCGCTCAGCCTGTTCGGCCTCGCCTGGGTGGCCGCGGTGGTCTTCATCGTCGTCGACCGGCTGCCGGGCTCGGACACCCCCTGGCCGGCCGTGCTCATGCTGGTGCCGTTCTTCGTCATCGGCGTCTACCTGTTGTTCGGCCGCTTCTTCGTCAACCGGTGGGCCAAGCAGCACACCCGCTACGGCCTGACCGATCGGCGGGCCATCATGGTCGGCCCCCGCGACCGGCTCACCACCGTCGACCTG
This sequence is a window from Nakamurella flava. Protein-coding genes within it:
- a CDS encoding helix-turn-helix transcriptional regulator — encoded protein: MAETSARLLRLLSLLQARRDWPGGLLAERLEVSPRTVRRDVDRLRSIGYPVAAIKGPDGGYRLDAGADLPPLLFDDEQAVAVALALQTATTSVTGVQEAALRALATVRQVMPARLRSRVDTLPIVAVPGTDAATVDPEVLLTVGSAVRTQEVLRFDHRPVDHDEPAEPTEPAPPRRVEPHHLVTRRGRWYLIGWDLDRADWRTFRVDRITPRTPTGPRFSRRELPAPDVASYLAQRFDHAAWPCRGEIILDAPATLVARWAGPGATVEELGPQRCRLVTDSWSWTGLAARIAQYDVPFHIVGPEELRQAARLLAGRYTEAAGERVWAQEGRVTDGAHPPRDAQPPGDTP
- a CDS encoding GNAT family N-acetyltransferase, with product MLSTDPAPFRDKPTLIGERVVLRPFTAADIEAMGPILADPEVVRLTGSAHTSAEVAGASAELDARTLGWYRGLAARADRLDLAVVDRATDRCVGEAVLNDLDPDNDAGNFRILIGPGGRDRGLGGEATRLIVDHAFRTTGLHRIELEVYAFNPRALRVYERAGFVVEGRRRDAHRFDGERIDAIVMSVLRTEWKSD